From Varibaculum massiliense, a single genomic window includes:
- a CDS encoding ribonuclease J codes for MNPLYPELSLPPKLKAGTIRVVPLGGLGEVGRNMTVIELNGKILIVDCGVLFPEEIQPGVDLILPDFSYLHGRMDDVVALVLTHGHEDHIGAVPYLLRLREDIPIYGSQLTLDFLRPKLEEHRLSAVHLHQVSEGERIELDNFACEFLAVTHSIPDALAVMIRTKAGNLLVTGDYKMDQLPLDKRITDLRGFARMGEEGVDLFLVDSTNAEVPGFIAPERKIGPVIRQVLSESSGQVIVASFASHVHRVQQVLDAARAVGRKVCLSGRSMERNMNIAAQAGYLDLDPEVVVRADELKNLPPHKRVWMVTGSQGEPMAALSRIAQGQHRLVTLEPEDTVLLASSLIPGNENSVYRVINALMRQGANVVHKGNRAVHVSGHAAEGELLYTYNIVQPKNVMPIHGEIRHLIANGKIAQATGVPEENVALAEDGVVVDLKDGQARVVGQVDCEYVYVDGGSIGEIDEDQLKDRMTLGEEGFVSVFAAVDVPTKIIAAGPHITARGMAEDEGVFREVLPDVTEALQKALNQGDSDPYRLQQAMRRALGRWVARRLRRRPMIVPVVVEI; via the coding sequence GTGAATCCGCTTTATCCTGAACTTTCTTTACCGCCAAAGCTAAAAGCTGGCACCATCCGCGTAGTTCCCCTGGGAGGTCTGGGGGAAGTGGGGCGGAATATGACCGTAATCGAGCTGAACGGCAAAATCCTGATTGTCGATTGCGGAGTGCTTTTCCCCGAGGAAATCCAGCCCGGCGTGGATTTAATCCTGCCGGACTTTTCCTACCTGCATGGACGCATGGATGACGTTGTTGCGCTGGTGCTTACTCACGGCCATGAAGACCATATTGGGGCGGTTCCCTATCTGCTGCGTCTGCGCGAAGACATCCCCATTTATGGCTCTCAGCTGACCTTAGATTTCTTGCGTCCCAAGCTGGAAGAACATCGCCTAAGCGCGGTTCACTTACATCAAGTCAGTGAGGGAGAGCGCATCGAGCTAGATAATTTTGCATGCGAATTTTTGGCGGTCACCCACTCGATACCCGATGCCCTGGCAGTAATGATCCGCACTAAAGCTGGAAACCTGCTGGTCACCGGGGATTACAAAATGGATCAGCTGCCACTAGATAAAAGAATCACCGACCTGCGTGGTTTTGCCCGTATGGGGGAAGAAGGCGTTGACTTGTTCCTCGTGGACTCCACCAATGCGGAAGTTCCCGGGTTTATCGCTCCGGAACGTAAAATCGGTCCGGTAATCCGCCAGGTGCTATCCGAATCCAGTGGGCAAGTAATCGTAGCCTCCTTTGCCTCCCATGTTCACCGGGTGCAACAGGTACTGGATGCTGCCCGCGCAGTGGGACGCAAAGTCTGCCTGTCCGGGCGGTCTATGGAACGCAATATGAATATCGCGGCTCAAGCCGGATACCTGGATCTGGATCCGGAAGTAGTGGTGCGTGCGGACGAACTGAAAAATCTGCCCCCACACAAGCGTGTGTGGATGGTAACCGGTTCCCAAGGCGAGCCCATGGCGGCGCTTTCCCGGATAGCCCAGGGGCAGCACCGCCTAGTGACCCTAGAACCAGAAGATACCGTGCTGCTGGCCTCCTCCCTGATTCCCGGGAATGAAAACTCGGTTTACCGGGTAATCAACGCCCTGATGCGTCAAGGGGCAAACGTAGTACATAAAGGTAACCGCGCAGTACACGTTTCCGGACACGCCGCCGAAGGGGAACTGCTATATACCTACAACATTGTGCAACCCAAGAATGTGATGCCGATTCACGGTGAAATCCGGCACCTAATCGCGAACGGAAAAATCGCCCAGGCTACCGGGGTGCCAGAAGAAAACGTGGCTTTGGCCGAGGACGGGGTAGTAGTCGACCTCAAAGATGGACAAGCGCGGGTAGTGGGGCAAGTTGATTGCGAATACGTATATGTTGACGGCGGATCCATCGGGGAAATTGATGAAGACCAGCTAAAAGACCGGATGACCTTAGGTGAAGAAGGCTTCGTATCGGTATTTGCGGCGGTAGATGTGCCTACCAAGATTATTGCGGCCGGTCCCCATATTACTGCCCGGGGAATGGCCGAGGATGAGGGGGTGTTTAGGGAAGTACTCCCGGACGTGACCGAGGCGCTGCAAAAAGCCCTAAATCAAGGAGACAGCGATCCCTATCGCTTACAGCAGGCGATGCGCCGCGCCCTGGGGCGCTGGGTAGCACGCCGTCTGCGCCGCCGCCCCATGATCGTACCGGTAGTTGTGGAGATTTAG
- the lysX gene encoding bifunctional lysylphosphatidylglycerol synthetase/lysine--tRNA ligase LysX has translation MAVASKEKLTTSWRQRVPSWVGWVYTIAALFCLVMIPLRYTAGYGFGLFSFLVITALGVPSTDTLGTAVLLAFLALLCFSRKRIGVIVLIALHSLHALLCLVALIFSFSDPEVVLIDQIILGSRVVIASLILAILFASARSFWGKINAQSAWKAIFVLLSGQLLVFGFGFGLARLIAPRSWVNSPLALWVYGRMSGVPLHRGLNIRFAFAHQGDFRVLGFFIMMLSGLVMLIAANRFILGQRAKARTRSEDLALRALLVKWGKDDSLSYYATRDNRAVVFSADGEAAVSYGVALGVALAAGDPIGDPSEWDNAVKRWKEYCYRQGWVPAVISASAQGARVYRRQGLMVRKMGDEAIISPDRFERNSSAGRALAAAQRRVARAGVEIEIRRQKELSPAELREVAMSAELFRRGNERGFSMSLDRMFAPQEGEQLIVTARGRDGQLQCLLTFVPWGKRAVSLNLMRRAENAVNGVVEAMVLTLLQQGSEQGIERFSLNFAMFREVFVEGEAVDATINRRLKRAIFVKASRVWQLESLYESNARYNPKWLPRYFCFSSDPLMPLSLIAAGMLEGFVPAPAAALQGEPFDWEVDSKYLAELESLRSEYTAAKLQVKLSEQQRSRRAKAEKLSAAGIESFPAGFDLGIPLVQAKTQVETNQGGEDAKEIRSLGRIVARRNHGGVVFWDLHSQGCYLQVVLERRNLTSEQFAHLRLLDLGDLLVVSGNCGASRNGTPSLIATSWTLAAKALRPMPHPAARLDSATRTRERTMTLLNDATALRRLQARSRALSAVRKELIDRGFLEVETPMLQAVQGGANARPFVTHSNAYQVNMFLRIAPELYLKRLAVAGMGAIFEMGRSFRNEGADATHNPEFTSLEVYKAGSDYREMMTLTRELYQAAARAIHGKEIALRPVNSQKTAEGSSDTEFEEVDISGQWRVISVFEAVSQAVGTSVTPDTNEETLRALCAQHHLTPPPGATCGTLIGSLYDELVEARTVEPTFYCDFPVDSSPLTRRHRKDPRLAERWDLVAFGMELGTAYSELTDPRDQRERFTQQSLAAAAGDPEAMSLDEDFLNCLELGMAPLGGLGLGMDRMAMMLMGCDIRQVLAFPFVKPRN, from the coding sequence ATGGCAGTGGCGAGTAAAGAAAAGCTTACTACTTCCTGGCGTCAGCGAGTTCCTTCCTGGGTAGGCTGGGTATATACTATTGCGGCCCTGTTCTGCCTAGTAATGATCCCTTTGCGTTATACCGCAGGTTATGGTTTCGGGCTATTTTCTTTCCTGGTAATAACCGCTCTCGGGGTGCCATCTACCGATACCTTAGGCACCGCGGTGTTATTGGCTTTCTTGGCTCTGCTCTGTTTTTCCCGCAAGCGGATCGGAGTTATCGTCCTCATCGCGTTGCATTCTCTGCACGCGTTGCTGTGTCTGGTCGCGCTAATATTTTCTTTCTCCGACCCGGAAGTTGTCCTGATAGACCAGATAATCCTGGGGTCGCGGGTGGTAATAGCCTCGCTGATTCTGGCTATCTTATTCGCATCTGCGCGCAGTTTCTGGGGAAAAATCAATGCCCAATCCGCCTGGAAAGCTATTTTTGTTCTGTTAAGCGGACAGCTGCTAGTTTTTGGATTCGGCTTTGGTTTAGCACGCCTTATCGCCCCCAGAAGCTGGGTAAATAGTCCGCTGGCGCTATGGGTTTATGGCCGTATGTCCGGGGTGCCTCTACATCGCGGCCTCAATATCCGCTTCGCTTTTGCCCACCAGGGAGATTTCCGCGTCCTCGGTTTCTTCATCATGATGCTTTCTGGCCTGGTGATGCTGATTGCGGCCAATCGTTTCATCCTGGGGCAACGGGCAAAAGCCCGCACGCGCAGCGAAGATCTGGCTCTACGCGCCCTGCTAGTTAAATGGGGTAAAGATGATTCTTTAAGTTACTACGCGACCCGAGATAACCGGGCAGTGGTTTTCAGTGCCGATGGTGAGGCAGCAGTTTCCTACGGAGTGGCGTTGGGGGTGGCGCTGGCTGCCGGAGATCCTATTGGAGATCCCTCCGAATGGGATAACGCGGTTAAGCGCTGGAAAGAATACTGTTATCGTCAAGGTTGGGTGCCCGCGGTAATCTCTGCCAGCGCTCAAGGCGCACGCGTCTATCGCCGCCAAGGTCTAATGGTTCGCAAAATGGGGGATGAAGCCATCATCAGCCCCGACCGCTTTGAACGAAACTCCAGTGCCGGACGCGCCCTCGCTGCCGCACAAAGAAGAGTGGCGCGTGCGGGAGTAGAAATTGAGATTAGGAGACAAAAAGAGCTTTCTCCCGCCGAATTACGAGAAGTAGCCATGAGTGCGGAGCTGTTCCGCCGGGGCAATGAGCGCGGCTTTTCCATGAGCCTAGATAGGATGTTTGCTCCGCAAGAGGGAGAGCAACTGATTGTGACCGCGCGGGGCAGGGATGGACAATTGCAATGTCTGCTTACCTTCGTTCCCTGGGGGAAACGGGCGGTATCACTCAACTTGATGCGCCGGGCAGAAAATGCCGTTAATGGGGTAGTAGAAGCCATGGTTTTAACCCTGCTGCAACAGGGGTCGGAACAAGGCATCGAACGTTTTTCCTTGAACTTCGCAATGTTTAGGGAAGTATTTGTGGAGGGCGAGGCGGTAGACGCTACTATTAACCGTCGGCTCAAGCGAGCAATCTTCGTGAAAGCCTCGCGGGTGTGGCAGCTAGAGTCCCTCTATGAATCCAATGCCCGCTACAACCCCAAATGGTTACCTCGATACTTTTGTTTTTCTTCCGACCCATTAATGCCGTTATCACTGATAGCTGCAGGTATGTTAGAGGGATTCGTGCCGGCTCCCGCTGCCGCCTTGCAGGGGGAACCCTTCGATTGGGAAGTAGATAGTAAGTATCTGGCCGAGTTGGAATCACTGCGCAGCGAATATACGGCCGCCAAGTTACAGGTGAAGCTGAGCGAACAGCAACGCTCCCGGCGCGCGAAAGCGGAAAAACTTAGCGCGGCGGGAATCGAGTCCTTCCCGGCAGGTTTCGACTTAGGGATTCCTTTAGTACAGGCAAAAACCCAGGTAGAAACGAACCAAGGCGGGGAAGATGCCAAAGAGATCCGCAGCCTTGGCAGGATTGTGGCGCGGCGAAATCACGGAGGCGTGGTTTTTTGGGATTTACACTCCCAAGGCTGCTACCTGCAGGTGGTGCTAGAAAGACGAAACCTGACCTCGGAGCAGTTCGCTCATTTGCGCCTGCTGGACCTAGGAGATTTGCTGGTAGTCAGCGGCAACTGTGGGGCTTCCCGCAACGGTACCCCCTCGCTGATAGCGACAAGCTGGACGCTGGCAGCCAAAGCGCTGCGCCCCATGCCGCATCCCGCTGCCCGTCTGGACAGTGCTACTCGCACCCGCGAACGCACTATGACTTTACTAAACGATGCTACGGCGCTGCGCCGCCTCCAGGCGCGTTCACGGGCGTTAAGCGCGGTACGTAAAGAACTAATCGACCGGGGCTTCCTCGAGGTAGAAACCCCCATGTTGCAGGCAGTCCAAGGCGGAGCCAATGCCCGCCCCTTCGTTACCCACTCCAATGCCTACCAGGTAAATATGTTCTTGCGGATCGCCCCGGAACTGTATCTAAAACGCCTGGCAGTAGCGGGTATGGGCGCAATTTTTGAGATGGGTCGCTCCTTTAGGAACGAAGGCGCGGATGCTACTCACAACCCCGAGTTCACCTCCCTGGAGGTCTATAAAGCCGGCTCTGACTATCGAGAAATGATGACCCTAACCCGCGAGCTTTACCAGGCAGCCGCGCGGGCGATTCACGGTAAAGAAATTGCGCTGCGCCCGGTAAATTCGCAAAAAACCGCAGAAGGTAGCAGCGATACCGAATTCGAGGAAGTGGATATTTCTGGCCAGTGGCGGGTGATCTCGGTTTTTGAGGCAGTGTCCCAGGCAGTGGGTACCTCAGTTACTCCCGACACCAACGAGGAAACCCTGCGGGCATTATGCGCCCAGCACCACCTCACCCCGCCTCCCGGCGCTACCTGCGGGACTTTGATTGGCAGTCTCTATGACGAGTTAGTGGAGGCACGCACGGTAGAGCCAACTTTCTACTGCGACTTTCCGGTTGATTCTTCTCCGCTTACCCGCCGGCACCGCAAAGATCCGCGCCTGGCAGAACGTTGGGATCTGGTGGCTTTCGGCATGGAGCTAGGAACTGCCTACAGTGAACTCACTGACCCACGTGATCAGAGGGAACGCTTTACTCAGCAGTCGCTCGCGGCAGCAGCTGGTGACCCGGAAGCCATGAGCCTGGATGAAGACTTCTTGAACTGTCTGGAACTGGGAATGGCACCCCTGGGTGGATTGGGGTTAGGTATGGATCGGATGGCGATGATGCTGATGGGATGCGATATCCGCCAGGTACTGGCATTCCCGTTCGTCAAACCACGGAATTAA
- a CDS encoding PfkB family carbohydrate kinase produces the protein MTVENNKLVSVAAVVLTLPLKMPQLPERGTTVLGTAQRPGVGEAAEVMLAAARQGVSVVNMSCLGTGPNSTQARQVLREAKIKTETVEVVGDIGMKIQMIEAGGYYASVLTTGVEVDISSRELDKVPMHPGDVAYISAGDLTHTSYRTALANWLPTLPEQVKVVMAATPQISQIDPQYVSEVLPYVNVLTCNEHEARFLPGSVGHLSSGYVAEKLPAAAWVVERIGSYGAKLIDAQRETMIPSISVKVADTLGVGAAHTGVLLAELVKGREPSQALARANVAGALAAGKAGNDTCPGIAEIEQRLSEVKIYR, from the coding sequence ATGACAGTAGAAAACAACAAGTTAGTTTCGGTAGCAGCGGTGGTGTTAACCCTGCCCCTGAAAATGCCACAGCTGCCCGAGCGGGGGACTACCGTCCTCGGCACCGCGCAGCGTCCAGGAGTAGGCGAGGCCGCCGAAGTGATGCTGGCTGCTGCCCGTCAGGGAGTATCGGTAGTTAATATGTCTTGTCTGGGAACCGGCCCCAATTCCACCCAGGCCAGGCAGGTACTCAGAGAAGCAAAAATCAAGACTGAAACGGTGGAAGTAGTTGGCGATATCGGGATGAAAATCCAGATGATTGAGGCTGGCGGCTACTATGCATCAGTGCTAACTACCGGGGTGGAAGTGGATATTTCCAGTCGGGAACTGGACAAAGTTCCAATGCACCCCGGGGACGTAGCTTATATTTCAGCGGGGGATCTCACCCACACTTCCTATCGCACGGCGCTGGCCAATTGGTTGCCCACTTTGCCAGAGCAGGTAAAGGTGGTGATGGCGGCAACCCCGCAAATCTCCCAAATCGATCCGCAGTACGTGTCAGAAGTTTTACCTTATGTGAATGTGCTGACTTGTAACGAACATGAGGCTCGTTTCTTGCCGGGGTCTGTTGGTCACCTTAGCAGCGGGTATGTGGCGGAAAAACTGCCCGCAGCTGCCTGGGTAGTAGAAAGAATCGGATCCTACGGAGCAAAATTGATAGATGCCCAGCGGGAAACCATGATTCCTTCAATCAGTGTGAAAGTCGCGGATACTTTAGGGGTGGGAGCAGCCCATACCGGGGTGTTGTTAGCGGAATTGGTTAAAGGGCGAGAGCCCTCCCAGGCGCTTGCAAGAGCCAATGTTGCCGGGGCGTTGGCAGCCGGGAAAGCAGGAAACGACACCTGCCCGGGGATTGCAGAAATCGAGCAGCGCCTTAGCGAAGTCAAGATATACCGCTAA
- a CDS encoding FtsK/SpoIIIE family DNA translocase, which yields MVARKNSKKQNSDAPLTDSSRVRDGGAFLLIALATMSALTEWFSMDALATRVLHHLAAGLLGIYSVIAPLILVGAAISLFRNRDPENSQLHILLGAIGIGAAITGITHVACSSPAISDFMAIEKSGGILGWLFGHPLQILVSPVGAVILLVLLGIYSLLIATNTSLASAFGALRALGERIKEKISQEEEASEEEEAAGSGNHDQGEEVPPTRRLKRWERMAAATENQNQEDTEPATSVLPPEDTSSEPKTPVRTSRLKLPVDAEETKVLTPEKTADKAADAKGQSSEQTELLLPGAGNSGMKLADGQTYELPGEELLVKGKPHKVRSEANDRVVAALEEVFTEFGVDVAVTGFSRGPTVTRYELELGPGVKVEKITNLKNNIAYAVASADVRILSPIPGKSAIGIEIPNTDREIVALGDVLRSAAAHHSTHPLMVGVGKDVEGGYVVTNLAKTPHLLVAGATGSGKSSFVNAMITSLLMRATPEQVRLILVDPKRVELTIYQGIPHLITPIITDPKKAAEALEWAVKEMDHRYNDMANFGHKHIDSFNQAVREGSVVPPPGSEREITPYPYLLIVVDELADMMMVAPRDVEASIQRITQLGRAAGIHLVVATQRPSVDVVTGIIKANIPSRLAFATSSITDSRTILDQGGAEALIGQGDSLYLPAGTAKPMRIQGAWVGEDEIQRVVDAVKAQASPEYREDVIVKEEDKPKVAEDIGDDLDDLLEAAQLVINTQLGSTSMLQRKLRVGFARAGRLMDLLESREIVGPSQGSKAREVLVSPEQLPEVLAMLRGENPPTPEVDSSPAELAGGEEEPTLEEVEAASDEDAWELTGR from the coding sequence ATGGTAGCGAGAAAAAACAGTAAGAAACAGAACTCCGACGCTCCGCTGACTGATAGTTCGCGCGTGCGCGATGGGGGAGCTTTCCTACTTATCGCCCTGGCCACGATGTCGGCTTTAACCGAATGGTTCTCTATGGATGCCCTCGCTACTCGAGTATTGCATCATCTAGCTGCCGGTTTGCTGGGCATCTATAGTGTTATCGCCCCGTTAATCTTGGTGGGGGCGGCAATTAGCCTGTTCCGTAACCGGGATCCGGAGAACTCTCAGCTACATATATTGTTGGGGGCAATCGGGATAGGAGCCGCCATAACCGGAATCACCCATGTAGCTTGCTCTAGCCCGGCTATCAGCGATTTTATGGCAATTGAAAAATCGGGCGGTATCTTGGGATGGCTATTTGGGCATCCCTTGCAGATTCTAGTTTCCCCGGTGGGAGCGGTAATCCTGCTGGTATTACTGGGAATCTATTCTTTACTAATCGCCACTAACACTTCTCTGGCTAGCGCTTTCGGGGCATTGCGCGCCCTGGGTGAGCGAATCAAAGAGAAAATTTCTCAAGAGGAAGAAGCCTCTGAGGAAGAAGAAGCCGCGGGGAGCGGCAATCACGACCAAGGGGAGGAGGTACCTCCCACCCGGCGGCTCAAGCGTTGGGAACGGATGGCGGCTGCCACCGAAAATCAAAATCAAGAGGATACCGAGCCTGCTACCAGCGTTTTACCCCCGGAAGATACCTCCTCGGAACCGAAAACACCTGTGCGCACCAGCCGTTTGAAACTACCGGTGGATGCGGAAGAAACCAAGGTTTTAACCCCGGAGAAAACCGCAGATAAAGCTGCAGATGCTAAAGGGCAGTCCAGTGAGCAAACCGAACTGTTACTGCCGGGGGCTGGCAACAGCGGGATGAAACTAGCCGATGGACAAACGTACGAGCTTCCCGGGGAAGAACTGCTGGTCAAAGGGAAGCCCCACAAAGTGCGCTCGGAAGCTAATGACCGGGTAGTAGCCGCTTTGGAGGAAGTGTTCACCGAATTTGGGGTGGACGTGGCAGTTACCGGGTTTTCTCGCGGACCTACGGTTACCCGCTACGAACTGGAACTGGGGCCCGGGGTTAAAGTAGAGAAAATTACTAACCTGAAAAATAATATCGCCTATGCGGTAGCCAGTGCGGATGTGCGGATTTTGTCCCCGATTCCCGGTAAGAGCGCCATCGGAATCGAAATCCCCAATACTGACCGCGAAATTGTGGCGCTCGGCGATGTGCTGCGCTCGGCGGCGGCGCACCACTCCACCCACCCGCTGATGGTAGGGGTAGGTAAAGATGTCGAAGGCGGATACGTGGTCACCAACCTGGCCAAGACCCCGCACCTGTTAGTGGCGGGAGCAACCGGATCTGGTAAATCATCCTTCGTAAACGCCATGATTACCTCGCTGTTGATGCGAGCCACCCCGGAGCAGGTGCGGTTGATTCTAGTTGACCCCAAGCGGGTGGAACTCACCATTTACCAGGGGATTCCCCATCTTATTACCCCGATTATTACCGACCCTAAGAAAGCGGCAGAAGCCTTGGAATGGGCGGTTAAAGAAATGGATCACCGCTACAACGATATGGCCAATTTTGGGCATAAACATATCGATTCTTTCAACCAGGCGGTGCGGGAAGGCTCGGTGGTACCCCCTCCGGGATCTGAACGGGAAATCACCCCCTATCCCTATCTGTTAATCGTGGTAGACGAGTTAGCCGATATGATGATGGTTGCTCCCCGCGATGTCGAGGCTTCTATTCAGCGCATTACCCAGTTGGGGAGGGCAGCCGGAATTCACTTGGTGGTGGCGACCCAGCGACCTTCAGTGGATGTAGTTACCGGTATTATCAAAGCCAATATTCCTTCCCGGCTGGCCTTTGCTACCTCCTCAATCACGGATTCGCGCACTATTTTGGATCAGGGGGGCGCCGAAGCCTTAATCGGTCAGGGCGATTCCCTCTACCTGCCCGCCGGAACCGCAAAGCCCATGCGGATTCAAGGTGCCTGGGTGGGCGAGGACGAGATTCAACGGGTAGTAGACGCGGTGAAAGCACAGGCCAGCCCAGAATACCGCGAGGATGTAATCGTCAAGGAAGAGGATAAACCAAAAGTTGCTGAAGATATCGGTGACGACTTGGATGATCTGCTAGAGGCGGCGCAACTGGTGATAAATACCCAGTTAGGCTCTACTTCCATGTTGCAACGTAAATTGCGGGTGGGGTTTGCTCGTGCCGGAAGATTGATGGATTTGTTGGAGTCTCGAGAAATCGTAGGGCCTTCCCAGGGTTCTAAAGCCCGGGAAGTGTTGGTTTCTCCCGAGCAGTTGCCCGAGGTATTAGCTATGTTACGCGGGGAAAATCCCCCGACCCCGGAAGTAGATTCCTCCCCGGCAGAGTTAGCAGGGGGCGAGGAAGAGCCCACCTTAGAGGAAGTGGAAGCAGCCAGCGACGAGGACGCGTGGGAGCTTACCGGACGCTAA
- the pgsA gene encoding CDP-diacylglycerol--glycerol-3-phosphate 3-phosphatidyltransferase, translating to MMESKEKPAAFSEKWRKIIPNLLTVVRIILVPVFIALMIVQFMQGTVTLLIIALVVFCLAAYTDHLDGKLARRWQVVSDFGKLVDPIADKALMISAFVLLSLFQNLWWWFTAVVIIREVAVTLLRMYLLRSGVVLPASKGGKIKTSLQILMVFLWMLAGICYPFNTQVGVVIMYLAIAALIAAFVATVLSGMVYFLDAHDNRKQQVKTVGSSENAEKDASEAETEASEKRLEDTTSQTGEKAAAEKTSQVEKEEDAEDSADQEEDDEDDEDDELVDDFVNFKKTWIPRIKNNTKPQETADAKAEKLEAKSLEEETPVSEKPAPQIEKPDQSENHPASSAEDRHQVKFPSRRQRREQQKAQEKQRAAAKGEVAEESSESSIPQVKVEIPDLSARAAAVTNSEDALADDNRAEEETSAATSPGPKAESPAPRFALSRSEMRRRKKEK from the coding sequence ATGATGGAAAGCAAAGAGAAGCCCGCTGCTTTTTCGGAAAAGTGGCGGAAAATTATCCCAAACCTGCTGACAGTGGTGCGGATTATCCTGGTGCCGGTGTTTATTGCCCTGATGATAGTCCAATTTATGCAGGGGACAGTAACTTTACTGATTATTGCGCTGGTGGTGTTCTGCCTGGCTGCTTATACCGATCATTTAGACGGTAAATTGGCGCGCCGTTGGCAGGTAGTCAGCGATTTTGGGAAACTGGTTGACCCGATTGCTGATAAAGCCCTGATGATTTCGGCTTTCGTTTTACTTTCTTTATTCCAGAACCTGTGGTGGTGGTTTACCGCCGTAGTGATTATTCGAGAGGTCGCGGTTACCCTCTTGCGGATGTATCTGCTGCGTTCTGGGGTAGTATTACCGGCTTCTAAGGGTGGGAAAATCAAAACCAGCCTGCAGATTCTAATGGTGTTCTTGTGGATGTTGGCCGGGATTTGCTACCCCTTCAACACCCAGGTGGGTGTGGTCATTATGTATTTGGCGATCGCCGCCCTCATCGCCGCGTTCGTCGCCACCGTACTTTCTGGAATGGTCTATTTCCTAGATGCCCACGATAACCGGAAACAACAAGTAAAAACTGTCGGGAGCAGCGAAAACGCTGAAAAGGATGCCTCTGAAGCGGAAACGGAAGCAAGCGAAAAGCGCCTGGAAGATACCACTAGCCAGACCGGTGAGAAGGCTGCTGCCGAAAAAACCTCGCAAGTAGAGAAGGAAGAAGACGCGGAAGACAGTGCAGACCAGGAAGAAGATGATGAGGACGACGAGGACGACGAGCTGGTCGATGACTTTGTAAACTTCAAGAAGACTTGGATACCGCGGATTAAGAACAATACTAAGCCTCAGGAAACAGCGGACGCGAAAGCAGAAAAGCTAGAGGCTAAATCCTTAGAGGAAGAAACCCCGGTGTCCGAAAAGCCTGCGCCGCAGATTGAGAAGCCGGATCAAAGTGAGAACCACCCGGCGTCTTCGGCGGAGGATAGGCATCAGGTTAAGTTCCCCTCGCGCCGACAAAGGCGCGAGCAACAAAAAGCGCAAGAAAAACAGAGAGCAGCAGCGAAGGGGGAGGTAGCTGAGGAATCCTCGGAAAGTTCTATCCCGCAGGTAAAGGTAGAAATCCCGGATTTATCTGCTAGAGCAGCTGCCGTTACGAATAGCGAAGACGCCCTCGCCGATGATAATCGCGCGGAGGAAGAAACTAGTGCCGCAACCAGTCCTGGACCCAAAGCGGAATCCCCGGCGCCTCGCTTTGCTCTTAGTCGTTCCGAGATGCGCCGGCGGAAGAAAGAAAAATAA
- a CDS encoding helix-turn-helix domain-containing protein — translation MDMTDKDTGNKTPLLREEIGQVLRMVRRSQGRTLREVSTSAQVSLGYLSEVERGQKEASSELLAAICKALEVPMAMVLREVSLRVAVAEGLSVRRQVPEVPVHSVV, via the coding sequence ATGGATATGACAGATAAAGATACGGGGAACAAGACTCCCTTGCTACGCGAAGAAATCGGGCAAGTTTTGCGGATGGTACGCCGTTCCCAGGGGCGTACGCTGCGGGAAGTTTCTACCAGTGCCCAGGTGTCTTTGGGCTATCTATCCGAAGTAGAGCGGGGACAAAAAGAGGCTTCCTCGGAATTGCTGGCTGCTATTTGTAAAGCCCTCGAGGTGCCGATGGCAATGGTACTGCGGGAAGTATCTTTGCGGGTAGCAGTGGCCGAAGGGCTATCGGTACGGCGCCAGGTTCCGGAAGTACCGGTACATTCGGTAGTCTAG
- a CDS encoding DUF3046 domain-containing protein — MKRSEFDNALKAVFGQAFGASLLFDLYLPDLHATPAQALAQGKDPQQVWDFLLEQTDSDPDLRFIHRADRRTLNELTRKGLLRGDSGQLTRDK; from the coding sequence GTGAAACGCTCTGAATTCGATAACGCCCTGAAAGCTGTCTTTGGGCAGGCTTTCGGGGCGTCGCTTCTTTTTGATCTTTATTTACCGGATTTGCATGCCACTCCGGCTCAGGCCTTAGCGCAGGGCAAAGATCCTCAGCAGGTTTGGGATTTCTTGCTAGAACAGACTGATAGTGACCCCGACTTGCGTTTCATCCACCGTGCTGACCGAAGAACTTTGAACGAACTGACGCGAAAAGGGCTGCTAAGAGGGGATAGTGGTCAGCTTACCCGCGACAAGTAG